Proteins encoded within one genomic window of Chloroflexota bacterium:
- the carA gene encoding glutamine-hydrolyzing carbamoyl-phosphate synthase small subunit — protein MGDHGPALLALEDGTVFEGIAFGAPSSAGGDLVVNTSQTGYQEVCTDPSYAGQIVVMTYPLIGNYGRLVDDDQSARPWLRALVVANATAAVLDDARQLATLLRETGVPAIAGVDTRALARHLRAHGSLRAVVTAPTMVDAAAARSAAAAVPRWEDEDFVAAVSPAEIRELGAPGEGGPLIGLVDYGSKANIARSLRRRGVRVRFLPHTIDPEAALAHDIDGLVLSPGPGDPARLHGPVALARAAIADGRPLLGICLGHQIVARAAGAETRRLRFGHHGANHPVRDIDLGLVQVTAQNHEVTVDGATLPPGSGFHVSQTNLNDGSVEGLRHRELPIETVQYHPEGAPGPLDALAVFDRFVAAATLHLAARGTGAARGADAG, from the coding sequence ATCGGCGACCACGGCCCGGCCCTCCTCGCCCTCGAAGACGGCACCGTCTTCGAGGGGATCGCATTCGGCGCCCCGTCCTCGGCCGGCGGGGATCTCGTCGTCAACACGAGCCAGACGGGCTATCAGGAAGTCTGCACGGACCCCTCCTACGCCGGTCAGATCGTCGTCATGACGTACCCCCTCATCGGCAACTATGGTCGGCTCGTCGATGACGATCAGAGCGCCCGCCCGTGGCTCCGCGCCCTCGTCGTGGCGAACGCGACCGCCGCGGTCCTCGACGACGCCCGCCAGCTCGCGACGCTCCTCCGCGAGACGGGCGTCCCGGCGATCGCCGGGGTCGACACCCGGGCGCTCGCCCGGCACCTGCGCGCCCACGGCTCGCTCCGCGCGGTCGTCACCGCGCCGACGATGGTCGACGCCGCTGCCGCACGGTCGGCCGCGGCGGCCGTGCCACGTTGGGAGGACGAGGACTTCGTGGCGGCGGTCTCGCCGGCCGAGATCCGCGAGCTCGGCGCGCCGGGGGAGGGCGGCCCGCTCATCGGGCTCGTCGACTACGGCTCGAAGGCGAACATCGCCCGCTCGCTCCGGCGGCGCGGGGTGCGCGTGCGGTTCCTTCCGCACACGATCGACCCGGAGGCCGCCCTCGCCCATGACATCGACGGGCTCGTGCTGTCGCCGGGCCCCGGCGATCCCGCTCGCCTGCATGGACCGGTCGCCCTGGCCCGGGCGGCGATCGCCGACGGCCGGCCGCTCCTCGGGATCTGCCTCGGCCATCAGATCGTCGCCCGGGCGGCCGGCGCGGAGACGCGGCGGCTCCGATTCGGCCACCACGGGGCGAACCACCCGGTCCGCGACATCGACCTGGGCCTGGTCCAGGTCACCGCCCAGAACCATGAGGTGACCGTGGACGGCGCGACGCTCCCGCCGGGCAGCGGCTTCCACGTGAGCCAGACCAACCTCAACGACGGGTCCGTGGAGGGCCTCCGGCACCGCGAGCTGCCGATCGAGACGGTCCAGTACCACCCGGAGGGAGCGCCGGGACCGCTCGACGCGCTGGCGGTCTTCGATCGCTTCGTCGCCGCGGCGACCCTCCACCTGGCCGCGAGAGGTACGGGCGCCGCGAGGGGTGCGGACGCCGGATGA